A genome region from Petrotoga miotherma DSM 10691 includes the following:
- a CDS encoding deoxyribonuclease IV, translated as MIKIGAHMKISKGFKKVPPDTANIGGNTFQIFTSSPRVWKVNPPKESDVEGFKNAMNEFNINFEDVLVHSSYLINLASPKDDIREKSINAMIEEIKATDQLGIHHYNFHPGSHLGEGEEFGINKILEGLDTIFKEVQNTRVTILLENVAQKGSNIGYSMEQLGKIIKNSPWKERLGITYDTCHGFDSNYDIRKKEEVQRLLDEIDKYIGLNKLKMIHLNDSKYDVGAAKDRHEFIGKGYIGKEGFKTFLSFDEISKLPLILETPGDDPEHSQDIKVVKEIFKELGKL; from the coding sequence ATGATAAAAATCGGCGCACATATGAAAATCTCAAAAGGCTTCAAAAAAGTCCCTCCTGACACAGCAAACATTGGAGGCAACACCTTCCAAATCTTCACAAGTTCACCACGGGTTTGGAAAGTAAACCCACCAAAAGAAAGCGATGTAGAAGGCTTCAAAAACGCAATGAACGAATTCAACATAAATTTTGAAGACGTCTTAGTTCATTCAAGCTACTTAATAAACCTCGCCTCTCCAAAAGACGACATCAGAGAAAAATCCATAAATGCAATGATAGAAGAAATAAAAGCCACAGACCAATTAGGAATACACCACTACAACTTCCACCCAGGAAGCCATTTAGGCGAAGGAGAAGAATTCGGCATAAACAAAATATTAGAAGGGTTAGATACCATCTTCAAAGAAGTCCAGAATACAAGAGTAACTATCTTGCTCGAAAACGTTGCACAAAAAGGTTCAAACATAGGATACTCCATGGAACAATTGGGAAAAATAATAAAAAACTCACCATGGAAAGAAAGATTAGGCATAACCTACGATACCTGCCATGGATTCGACTCAAACTATGACATAAGAAAAAAAGAAGAGGTACAAAGACTATTAGACGAAATTGACAAATACATCGGCTTAAATAAACTAAAAATGATCCATCTAAACGACTCAAAATATGACGTAGGCGCTGCTAAAGACAGACACGAATTTATAGGCAAAGGATACATAGGAAAAGAAGGATTTAAAACCTTCCTCTCTTTCGATGAAATATCTAAACTACCTCTGATACTTGAAACCCCTGGAGATGATCCCGAGCATAGTCAAGATATAAAAGTAGTAAAAGAGATCTTCAAAGAATTAGGAAAGCTTTAA
- a CDS encoding GlmL-related ornithine degradation protein, whose translation MKIDLLVAEIGSTTTVITAYQLMEKSVKLIAQTESYTTIDKGDVTIGIEKALKNMEEKANDKISWEKFLATSSAAGGLSMTVHGLVFDMTVRAAKEAALGAGAILKYITSGKLRETHLKQILKIKPKLILLSGGVDYGEEETVLYNAELLSNLPLDIPIIYAGNTAVKEEIEEIFKEKNKNIIITENVYPKIDHLNVEPARKIIQEVFSKHIIHAPGMEKIYDVVDEEVIPTPAAVMNTTELLNELYGDVLTVDIGGATTDIDSVTDGSPEIQKILVSPQPRSKRTVDGDMGIYINAHNVVEMIGKEQIKKDFENYEEILKNLSPYPQNDEQEKFATYLAKFCFLTSLKRHAGRIDYIFTPTGRKKVAQGKDLTAVKIIFGTGGILSRSKYKKEIFESLKQLKNSDDLLLPSKEVTFAYDKNYIFANIGVIANLDKEIAKKILQNDIEWV comes from the coding sequence ATGAAAATTGATTTATTAGTAGCTGAGATAGGAAGTACAACAACCGTGATCACAGCTTACCAGCTCATGGAAAAGAGCGTTAAACTAATAGCTCAAACAGAAAGTTACACAACCATAGACAAAGGTGATGTAACCATTGGAATAGAAAAGGCACTAAAAAATATGGAAGAAAAAGCTAATGATAAAATAAGTTGGGAAAAATTTTTAGCAACCTCTTCTGCTGCCGGTGGGCTAAGTATGACGGTCCATGGATTGGTATTCGATATGACAGTCAGGGCAGCGAAAGAAGCGGCGTTAGGGGCTGGGGCTATTTTAAAATATATCACATCCGGCAAACTTAGAGAAACCCATTTGAAGCAAATTTTAAAGATTAAGCCGAAATTGATTCTCTTATCAGGTGGAGTCGATTACGGAGAAGAAGAAACCGTTCTTTACAACGCTGAATTACTCTCTAACTTGCCTTTAGACATCCCCATAATATACGCAGGAAACACTGCTGTAAAAGAAGAAATAGAAGAAATCTTCAAAGAAAAGAACAAAAATATAATCATAACAGAAAACGTCTACCCTAAAATAGATCACCTCAACGTTGAACCGGCAAGAAAAATAATCCAAGAGGTTTTCTCAAAACACATAATTCATGCCCCAGGTATGGAAAAAATCTATGATGTAGTGGATGAAGAAGTCATTCCTACCCCTGCGGCTGTTATGAACACCACTGAATTACTAAATGAACTGTATGGAGATGTTCTAACAGTTGACATTGGAGGAGCTACTACTGATATAGACTCTGTTACCGATGGCTCACCAGAAATTCAAAAGATTTTAGTATCTCCACAACCCCGTTCTAAAAGAACAGTCGATGGAGACATGGGAATATACATAAACGCACATAACGTAGTTGAAATGATAGGCAAAGAACAAATAAAAAAGGACTTTGAAAACTACGAAGAGATACTAAAAAATCTATCCCCTTATCCACAAAACGATGAACAAGAAAAATTTGCAACTTACTTGGCAAAGTTTTGTTTCTTGACATCCCTAAAAAGACACGCTGGAAGAATTGATTACATCTTTACTCCCACCGGAAGAAAAAAGGTGGCTCAGGGAAAAGATCTAACCGCGGTTAAAATCATCTTTGGCACCGGAGGAATACTATCAAGGTCGAAATACAAAAAGGAAATATTTGAAAGCTTAAAGCAGCTAAAAAATTCAGATGACCTATTACTACCATCAAAAGAGGTAACCTTCGCCTACGACAAAAATTACATATTCGCTAACATAGGTGTTATCGCAAACCTCGACAAAGAAATAGCAAAGAAAATATTACAAAATGATATAGAATGGGTATAG
- the gdhA gene encoding NADP-specific glutamate dehydrogenase — protein sequence MRDSIELTQENYVDSIIERVVVKNPGETEFHQAVREVLESIKPVVELYPEFEKDGILERLTEPERQIIFRVPWVDDQGNVHVNRGYRIEFNSALGPYKGGLRFHPTVYPGIMKFLAFEQTFKNALTGRPIGGAKGGSDFDPKGKSDSEVMRFCQSFMTELYRHIGAQTDIPAGDIGVGNREIGYLFGQYKRITNRFEAGTLTGKGVDWGGSLARTEATGYGLVYFVEEMLKDVGETFEDKKVVVSGSGNVAIYTAQKVLELGGKVIALSDSDGMVYDPQGIDLNSVIDIKEKRRGRIVEYLKTYPSAEYNDNSKNIWKIECDIAFPCATQNEIDIEEAKTLVNNGVLVVAEGANMPCTPEAIECFQKNNVMFAPAKAANAGGVATSALEMTQNSMWESWSFEEVDKKLQEIMKNIYSSIKTTAEEYKKDGDLVFGANVTAFLKVARAMMDQGIV from the coding sequence ATGCGAGACTCTATTGAATTAACCCAAGAAAATTATGTTGACAGCATAATTGAAAGGGTAGTTGTAAAGAATCCTGGAGAAACTGAGTTTCACCAGGCGGTACGTGAGGTTCTTGAAAGTATAAAACCAGTTGTTGAACTGTATCCTGAATTTGAGAAAGACGGGATTTTAGAAAGGTTAACTGAGCCTGAAAGGCAGATTATCTTTCGCGTTCCATGGGTAGATGATCAAGGTAACGTTCATGTTAATAGGGGATACAGAATTGAATTTAACTCCGCATTAGGGCCTTATAAAGGGGGATTGCGTTTTCATCCCACTGTATACCCAGGAATCATGAAGTTTCTTGCATTTGAACAAACTTTCAAAAATGCTTTAACTGGAAGGCCTATAGGTGGAGCAAAAGGTGGCAGTGACTTCGATCCAAAGGGGAAGTCAGATTCCGAAGTTATGAGATTTTGTCAAAGTTTTATGACTGAATTATATAGACATATAGGGGCACAAACGGATATTCCAGCAGGAGATATAGGTGTTGGGAACAGAGAAATAGGGTATCTCTTTGGTCAATACAAAAGAATTACCAACCGTTTTGAAGCTGGCACCCTAACAGGAAAAGGTGTAGACTGGGGTGGAAGTTTAGCGAGAACAGAAGCAACAGGTTATGGATTGGTTTATTTTGTTGAAGAAATGCTAAAAGATGTTGGTGAAACATTTGAAGACAAGAAGGTAGTAGTTTCTGGATCTGGAAACGTGGCTATTTACACGGCTCAAAAAGTTTTAGAACTCGGTGGAAAGGTTATAGCCCTTAGTGATTCTGACGGAATGGTATACGATCCACAAGGAATAGATTTAAATTCTGTAATTGATATAAAAGAAAAAAGAAGAGGAAGAATAGTTGAGTATCTCAAAACTTATCCTTCGGCAGAGTATAACGATAATAGTAAAAATATTTGGAAAATTGAATGTGATATTGCCTTCCCATGTGCCACTCAAAACGAAATTGATATAGAAGAAGCAAAAACACTTGTGAATAACGGTGTTTTAGTGGTAGCAGAAGGCGCTAATATGCCGTGCACCCCAGAAGCTATTGAATGTTTCCAAAAAAATAACGTTATGTTTGCCCCAGCTAAAGCTGCCAACGCTGGCGGTGTTGCTACCTCTGCCTTAGAAATGACTCAAAATAGTATGTGGGAGTCTTGGAGTTTTGAAGAGGTAGATAAAAAACTACAAGAGATAATGAAGAACATCTACAGTAGTATAAAGACGACAGCTGAAGAGTACAAGAAAGACGGAGACCTTGTTTTTGGGGCTAATGTGACAGCTTTTCTAAAGGTAGCAAGAGCGATGATGGATCAAGGGATCGTTTAA